A single region of the Halorhabdus rudnickae genome encodes:
- a CDS encoding MBL fold metallo-hydrolase, producing MNVSFQIANPRHGRESYLIRLHGDNGLDQPTCILVDSGEGVDVDSLLDDGEYLHAVLLTHAHFDHYCSLGSNLRDGAPVFATPETVKALQTRLDLSSQDLSHSDEIRQSLEPTTGWRLVTEDARVHPVPAGHAPGACGFNIQFREDGENYHLLATGDFTTRRAAGYPGFRTDIPADAVFITGATSHDYEDTLTEAVSTIKNRADAGSPVLVTASGTNGIQLAYLLAQVSKVSRVANPITVAGRVAQLWKEFGYDHPEVEAVPEFDDPVDLLGPERITIAGPASPVAGSSKEIFDVIGDRGEATLVQVTDGGSDPIQSASCTIHDYTLRNHPTEETIDDVVHEFEPVHVIITHQQGQGGRRFKDRYNSFVWAIEDGDPYTLFDDGWEGPPWVTRSTIERVKPRFSTEYRANGTLDTTEMPLPTVERHEDIDLAAEGLNLDRLSTETGIDVRALEMGEPIVEAQGGSADAGGSETGDDQGPVEEILTRLDDIEDALQGTEARATVIDTNEGTVLFRLEDADLAEQLSRGQTLDVSFSDPLSSK from the coding sequence ATGAACGTCTCGTTCCAGATAGCTAATCCCCGCCACGGACGGGAGTCCTATCTCATCAGGTTACACGGTGATAACGGGCTCGATCAGCCGACGTGTATCCTCGTGGATTCTGGCGAGGGGGTGGACGTCGATTCTCTCTTGGACGATGGAGAGTATCTTCATGCAGTACTCTTGACTCACGCGCATTTCGATCACTACTGTTCCCTCGGTTCGAATCTCCGTGATGGTGCCCCGGTGTTCGCGACACCTGAGACAGTCAAGGCTCTCCAGACGCGGCTGGATCTCTCGTCTCAAGACCTTTCACATTCCGACGAAATCCGTCAGTCACTAGAGCCGACGACCGGCTGGAGGCTGGTCACGGAAGACGCCCGTGTGCATCCGGTCCCCGCCGGCCATGCTCCCGGGGCGTGCGGGTTCAACATACAATTCCGAGAGGATGGGGAGAACTACCACTTACTGGCCACTGGCGACTTCACGACTCGGCGGGCCGCCGGCTACCCTGGGTTTCGGACGGACATTCCCGCTGATGCGGTCTTTATAACCGGCGCAACTTCACATGACTACGAAGATACGCTCACGGAAGCAGTTTCCACGATCAAGAACCGAGCGGACGCCGGCTCTCCTGTTCTTGTGACGGCTAGCGGGACGAATGGCATCCAACTCGCGTATCTGCTCGCTCAAGTGTCCAAAGTGAGCAGGGTGGCGAATCCGATCACTGTTGCGGGCCGCGTCGCTCAGTTATGGAAAGAATTTGGCTACGATCACCCTGAGGTCGAAGCTGTCCCAGAATTCGACGACCCTGTCGACCTTCTCGGCCCCGAGCGGATCACGATAGCTGGTCCGGCCTCTCCCGTCGCTGGCAGCAGCAAGGAAATCTTCGATGTGATAGGTGATCGAGGAGAGGCGACACTAGTTCAAGTCACAGACGGAGGGTCTGACCCCATTCAGTCGGCGAGTTGTACCATCCACGATTACACCCTTCGGAACCACCCGACTGAGGAGACGATCGACGACGTCGTACACGAGTTTGAGCCCGTTCACGTCATTATTACGCATCAGCAGGGGCAAGGCGGTCGGCGGTTCAAAGACCGATACAACAGCTTCGTCTGGGCAATTGAGGATGGCGACCCGTACACTCTTTTCGACGATGGGTGGGAAGGGCCGCCGTGGGTGACACGTTCCACAATCGAGCGGGTCAAACCCCGTTTCTCTACCGAGTATCGAGCGAATGGCACTCTCGACACGACTGAGATGCCACTCCCCACAGTCGAGCGTCACGAAGACATCGATCTGGCAGCAGAAGGACTTAATCTCGATCGCCTCTCGACAGAGACCGGGATTGATGTACGGGCTCTGGAGATGGGCGAGCCAATCGTAGAAGCCCAGGGAGGTAGCGCTGATGCCGGCGGGTCTGAGACCGGAGACGATCAGGGCCCCGTCGAAGAGATCCTCACACGTCTCGATGATATCGAGGACGCATTACAGGGAACAGAGGCTCGGGCAACTGTGATCGATACAAACGAGGGGACCGTACTGTTTCGGCTTGAAGACGCTGATCTCGCCGAACAGCTATCGCGTGGTCAGACTCTCGATGTGAGCTTTTCAGATCCTCTTTCCAGTAAGTAG